From the Passer domesticus isolate bPasDom1 chromosome 35, bPasDom1.hap1, whole genome shotgun sequence genome, one window contains:
- the POLR1G gene encoding DNA-directed RNA polymerase I subunit RPA34 → MEGPPPRFRCPPEFQALPGGVPMGGPQAELWLIRAPADFCPHSLEGCPVPLRGLERLRPGHTAGDSDTGATSATSATPGELLVLRAGPAGRGDCPLLLSPLSPGGALRCAPPNNGGPEHRPRPRGHGGDSGGHGGGTWGHGGGTWGHGGGTGDSGDSGGHGGGTWRHGGGTGDSGDSGTRGDSEEEEEEEAEEGGAGVTRGTCGVTCVTCVTCVTWVTIKCIPWILVVLG, encoded by the exons ATGGAgg ggccccCCCCGCGGTTCCGGTGTCCCCCCGAGTTCCAGGCGCTGCCCGGGGGGGTCCCCATGGGGGGTCCCCAGGCCGAGCTGTGGCTGATCCGCGCCCCCGCCGACTTCTGTCCCCACAG cctcgAGGGCTGCCCGGTGCCCCTGCGCGGGCTGGAGCGGCTGCGGCCCGGCCACACCgcgggtgacagtgacaccggtgccaccagtgccaccagtgccacccccggggagctgctggtgctgcgggccggccccgcggggcgcggggactgtcccctgctgctgtccccgctgtccccggggGGGGCCCTGCGCTGCGCCCCCCCCAATAACGGGGGCCCTGAGCATCGCCCGCGGCCtcggggacacggcggggacagcgggggacacggcggtggcacttggggacacggcggtggcacttggggacacggcGGTGGcaccggggacagcggggacagcgggggacacGGCGGTGGCACCTGGAGACACGGCGGTGGcaccggggacagcggggacagcggcacCCGAGGGGactcagaggaggaggaagaggaagaagctgaAGAGGGAGGAGCCGGAGTGACCCGGGGCACCTGcggtgtcacctgtgtcacctgtgtcacttGTGTCACCTGGGTCACCATTAAAt GCATTCCTtggattttggtggttttgggatga